The Panicum hallii strain FIL2 chromosome 9, PHallii_v3.1, whole genome shotgun sequence genome has a window encoding:
- the LOC112873627 gene encoding uncharacterized protein LOC112873627 has translation MISILAQERLLGFALGSVSMGGFVLHQRRAIYRSLAEADGSPYSYQPGEITSSRSSTELAHVWNKAVDETLGRLVVYLSSRGW, from the exons ATGATCAGCATCCTCGCGCAG GAGCGCCTCCTCGGGTTCGCCCTGGGCTCCGTCTCCATGGGCGGCTTCGTCCTTCACCAGCGCCGCGCCATCTACCGCTCCCTCGCCGAAGCGGACGGGTCGCCTTACTCCTACCAG CCTGGTGAAATCACCAGTAGCAGAAGCTCGACTGAGTTGGCTCATGTATGGAACAAGGCGGTGGATGAGACTCTTGGACGACTTGTTGTATACCTTAGCTCTCGTGGATGGTGA